GAGGCGAAACGCCAGGCCGACCAGCTAATCGAGAAGTCGAGAAAGATCGCCGAGCGGTTCGACGTACCCGTCGGGGCCCTGAGGTCAGACTTTCTCGCTCTCGACGACGCCGCGCTCGGCGGCGCGCTCCTCCTCGAGGTCAAGGAAGGCCCGGATGATGTCGCTCGCCGCGACAATCCCCACGAGGCTTCCATCGCGGAGAATGGGTATCCGGCGGACCCTCTTCGTGAGCATCAGAGAGGCGATCTCTCCAATCGACGCATCCTCCGAGGCGGTCACCGGATTGTGCTCCATAATGTGTAAGACCCTCGTTCCGAGCTTACCGGCCAGGTCGACCACGCTGACGATGCCGACGAGCCGTCCCGAGTCGTCCACGACCGGAACACCGTGAACGGCGTGCTGGAAGAGGAGGTCGCGGACCTCGTCCACGGACACGTCGGGGGTGACTGTGAGGACGTCTTTCGTCATGATGTCGTACGCGCGCATGTTCGCCATCTCGACCATCTCCTCATTTGCGCCGCCGCTCATGCTGCGCGGGCGCTCATCTCGCTGAGGGCCGCCTTCACCTC
This is a stretch of genomic DNA from bacterium. It encodes these proteins:
- a CDS encoding CBS domain-containing protein, which translates into the protein MSGGANEEMVEMANMRAYDIMTKDVLTVTPDVSVDEVRDLLFQHAVHGVPVVDDSGRLVGIVSVVDLAGKLGTRVLHIMEHNPVTASEDASIGEIASLMLTKRVRRIPILRDGSLVGIVAASDIIRAFLDLEEERAAERGVVESEKV